Sequence from the Pseudomonadota bacterium genome:
CTTCGGTGAGTGTCATGTGCTGTCGTCTTTTTGCGTGGGTGTTGCTGTGTGGGCTGGTGGCCCCGGGGCACGCGCACGAGTTCTGGATCGAGCCCGAGGCCTACACCGTGGCGGCGTCTGAGAAGGTCGTCGCGCACTTTCGCAACGGCGAGCACTTCGAAGGCAACCGGCTCTCGTTTATCCCGAGCCGGTACGCGAAGCATGACTTTATCGTTGGTGCATCACAACAGGCGATCACCGGTGATCTCGGGCGGCGGCCCGCGGTGTCGGTTGAGCCGGCCGAGAGCGGGCTCGGCATCCTCGTGGTGCAGTCCGAAACCCAGCGGCTGCGCTACCCGAACTGGGAGAAGTTTCAGAACTTCATTGACCACAAGGATTTCGACCTCACCCAGGCCGAGCACGTCGCGCTCGGCCACCCGGCGGCCGATTTCCGCGAGCGCTACCGGCGTTTTGCGAAGTCCCTTGTCGGTGTGGGCGACGCGCGTGGTTCGGACCGCCGCGTTGGCCTCGAAATCGAACTCGTGGCGCTCGTCAACCCCTACCTCGATGACCTCAGCGAGGGCATGCCGGTGCAGGCCTTCCTTGCCGATGCCCCGCGCGCGGACGTCCAGATCGAGCTGTTCGAGAAGGGCGCTGACGGCGAGGTGGTGACCACGCTGCACCGCACCGACGAGGCCGGTGTGGCGATGCTGCCGGTACAGGCCGGCCACAGCTACCTCGTGGACACCGTCCACTTGCGGCCGGCGCCGGCCGGCAGCAAGGATGGGGTGGTCTGGCAGACCCTCTGGGCCTCGCTGACCTTCGCGGTGCCCTGAACGGGGCGGCTGCCCCCCTGTGTCCCCTGTGCCCCCACGGGTGGCCCGGCGTGTGGGCGGGTGCCACTCGGCTGCGCGGCGGTTCAGGCTGCCCGTCTGGCGGTGTGACCGGCGTGAAGGTCGAACCCGGCCTGCCGATACCCTGACGACACGCGTTGATCGCAGGCGGGCACGCCTGTCGCGGCGCTCAGGGACAATCGGGAGGGCGGGGTGTCTGCTGACAGACTCCAGAAACTGGAAGCGCGCGTCGCGCTGCTGCAAAAGGAGGCCGAGGCCTTTCGGCAGCAAGCGTACCAGCAGGCGGACGTGCTCGGTGATGTGATTCCGGCGTTGTCACGGCTCGGTTACGCGGCCAACGACGCCACCGTGGACGCGGCGCGGCGCCTGGCGCGCGGCGTCAGCACCAACCGTGAGGACATCGACGCCATCAGCGAGCTGGCGGGCGAGTTTCTGTCGATTTACCAGCGCGCACTCGACGCCGATGCGCTGCGCCCGCACGAGCTCGCCGCGCGCGACGCGGTCGGCGCCGCCCTCGACAGGGTGTTGCCCGCTGGCCGTGCGAAGTCGGCCGCCGCGGCGCGCCTGCAGGCCGGTGACCCGCTCGCCGACGCACTCGCACCGATTGGCGACGCGCTCGGCGAGACCACGTTGAACGCCGCGGTGCGCGAGCGACTGAGCGCGATGGTCACCACCTTGCCGC
This genomic interval carries:
- a CDS encoding DUF4198 domain-containing protein; translation: MCCRLFAWVLLCGLVAPGHAHEFWIEPEAYTVAASEKVVAHFRNGEHFEGNRLSFIPSRYAKHDFIVGASQQAITGDLGRRPAVSVEPAESGLGILVVQSETQRLRYPNWEKFQNFIDHKDFDLTQAEHVALGHPAADFRERYRRFAKSLVGVGDARGSDRRVGLEIELVALVNPYLDDLSEGMPVQAFLADAPRADVQIELFEKGADGEVVTTLHRTDEAGVAMLPVQAGHSYLVDTVHLRPAPAGSKDGVVWQTLWASLTFAVP